Below is a genomic region from Methanosphaera sp. ISO3-F5.
GTTTTAATAATGTTCTCTGTTAAATTTTCATTACATTTCTCTTGTAATATAATGAAGGGGGTTGTGATTCTGGAATTAATTTCCACAAAATAGATTTTCTTATCATGTATTATATAATCAATACCAACAAAACCTTTTAAACCGGGGACTTCTTTAATTATTCTCTTACTGATATCATATAATTCAGTTTTATAATCATGTTCTATAGGTGAAGTACATCCAATATATTCCAAGCAATTATTTTCACTTTTTATCATTTGGGAATTAACACTAATACAATTTACATCATCTTCATAACAAACTACACTAACACTAACTGATTCTCCAGAAAGATACTCTTGTATTAAAATAGTATTAATATTATTATCTGAATAAACATTCAAAACACTTTCAAATTCATCTTTGTTAGTAATGTGATAAATTAAATCAGAAGAAGTTCTATCATCAGGTTTAATAATAAAATTATACTTAAAATCTTCTTCAATTTTATTTAAATCAACAGAATCTCTCTTCATTTTCAAAGTATTAATTTTTAAAATATCATCAGGTATATTATTATATGTTAAATACTTACTGGAACAAACAAAAGATGCCCTAGAATCAGGACATAAAATTTTAATATTTTTCTCTTCCAATAAACTGGTGAGCCTATATTGAATCAAATTATCTTCAGGAGCAACAAATAAACAATAATCAAATTGATTAATATACGTATCTAACCATTCAAACAATTCACAATCCAAACAAATACTTTTACAATTTTCATAACTGAAAACATCTAATTTTTCATCGATTAAAAAATAAGTATCAAAAAAAGAAACATGTTCTAAATCATTTAAAAGTCCCCTTAACATATGAAAACCTTCAAAGACTAGATTATCATCTAAACACACACTAGAATATTCAAAAACAAGTAATTTCATGAGGAAAACCTTAATAGTCTATGTCACCTATTGCTTCAAATTTAATTCCAGCATTTCTAAATATATCAGAATCTAAAATTGGTCTGGTTGAAATGAATAATTTATTTTTTATCATATCAGGAGTAATCTCCTTATACATATCATGATCAGTCATCAATACCACACAATCACATGAAAGAACTTCTTCACAATCTACTGATTTAACATTAAACGATTCAATAATCTCATCTTTAACAAAAGGATCATTAACAAAAACATCAAAACCTTCATCTAATAATAAACCTATAAGATCTACGGATGGCGTTTCACGAATATCCTCAACATTTCCTTTATAAGCAATACCTAAAATACCAATAGTACTCTGACTGTTAATATTCTCATTATTCAAAATTAATTCAAGAACATGTTTCGGCATACCATTATTAATCATACGTGAATCCGAAATTAACTGTGCACTACCACCATATTTTTCAGCAACTTCTATTAAAAAATATGGATCAACAGGAATACAATGACCACCAACACCAGGGCCAGGTGTATGAATATTTACTCTAGGATGATAATTGGCAGCTTCTATCACTTCATTAATGTTCACGTCAATTTTTTCACAAATCAAAGCCAATTCATTACTTAAAGCAATGTTAACATCACGATAAGTGTTTTCCATTAATTTAACCATTTCTGCACTTGTAATGTTTTTTACTTTAATTATGTCTCCCTGAGTAATATTTGAATAAAGCTTGGCGGTTAAGTCAGCACTTTTATCATTGAAACCACCAACTATCCTAACATTATGAGTCATTTCATAAATAGTATTATTCGGCAAAGCCCTTTCAGGACTGTAAGCAAGATAAAAATCTTCACCACATTTTAATCCAGATTCTTCAAGTAACGGTTTAACAACATTAATTCCCGTTTCAGGAGGAACGGTACTTTCAATAATAACTAATTTTCCTTTTTTCAAACCTTTTTTGATACTTTCACAAGCAGAAACAACATAAGACAAATCTGCCTTTTTATCTTCATAAACAGGTGTGGGAACTATCACAATCAATATGTCAGATGCCCTCGCAGCATATTCTAAATCATCAGTAGCAGATAAAAAACCATTTTTAACAACCTTTTTAACCAAATCTTCAAGTCCTGGTTCGTCAAAAGTACATTTTCCTAAATTAAGGTTATCAACAATATTCTTGTTCACATCAGCACCTAATACCTTAATATTATTATCTGCAAGAATTGCTGCAGTAGGTAAGCCAATATGTCCTAGACCAAATATGCCTACTTTAATAGTATCAAAATTCACATTAATCATCCCGTTTATTTCAGTTGTTCAAATTTTTTAACAATAATAATTTTATCTTTTAAATCACTTGTATCTTCAATAAGTTCTGGAGTATTTTCATAAAATATTTGTTCTATAATATGGTTTTCATATTTTTCCTCAAATTCTTTAACAGTCATTTCTTCATCAATCACTTTAAGATAATAACCTTTAAAATCCATTATTTCCTCAGATTGTCTAATTTTCAATGAATTATTATTAAAACTGTCTTCAATAATATCAAGTATGATCTTGGAAGTATTTCCACTACCGTAAGGATTCACGGCTTTAACCATAGTTTCATAAACATTTTCATTGTTCAATATCTTTTCAATGTTGGTTTTTATTTCTTTTTCATCAGTTCCAGCTAGTATGTTTCCGCCAGCACTTATAGTTTCTGGACGTTCAGTATTGTATCTGAGAGTTACACATGGTATGTTTAATGTGATGGCTTCTTCCTGAACTCCACCGGAATCTGTTAATATCATTCTACTATTGGATAATAAGTATAGAAAATCAAGGTAACCTAAAGGTTTTGTAATCTGAATATGTTTACTGTTTGCTATTTGATCATATAATCCATTAGTTTCTAAAGATTTCCGGGTATGTGGATGAAGAGGGAAAACAATGTCATGTTCTAATTTTATTAAACAGTTTATAATATTTCTTAAACGTTCCGGATTATCAACATTTTCCGCTCGGTGTAATGTTAATGCAATATAGTTTTCAAATTTAATATAATTTGCAACATCACTTTTTTCTAAGGCAATGTCTAAGTTTCTTTGACATGCATCAACAATACTATTTCCAGTAACGTGTATACTGTTATGATTAATTCCCTCGTTCTGTAAATTTATTGCTGTTTCTACAGTAGGAACAAAGAATAAGGTAGAACAATTATCTGCCAGTATCCTATTAGTTTCCTCTGGCATATCCTTATCAAATGATCTAAGTCCTGCTTCAACATGACCTACAGGTATTTTAAGCTTATTTGCTGCTAATGCACCAGCTAAAACAGCATTAGTATCTCCCTGCACTAACACAATATCTATCTTCTCATTAACCAGTATCTCTTCTAACTTTACAATAATCTTACTAACTTGCTGAATTGCAGTATTGGAACCGATTCCTATATTATATTTTGGCAATGGAAGATTTAAATCTGAAAAAAATTGCTTTGACATTTCTATATCATAATGTTGTCCTGTATGTATTATTACACATTCATGATTTCTATTACTGATTTCATCAATAATCGAGGACATTTTAATAATTTCGGGTCTTGTACCCAATACAACACCAATCTTCATATAACATCACTTATATTTTGCTTAATAATTTCATCATTTTTAAATTTGTTAATTTCTCTTGGTTATGGTAAATATATTGCTTCTGTAATTCCGTTATTAATTTATTTTTAGAATATTCACAATCCTTAAATTTAATATTTTTATAATCCATATCACTAAGAATTAAACCATTAGCAGGAGAAGGCTGTAACCTAATTCTTTCCCTTAAGTCAATTGGTTCAAACAATCTTTTAAAATCATTTAAATCAAGCTTTCCTTGACCAATCCACATTAAAGAAGTCACCATCTTTCTTACCATATTCCATAGAAAACTTTCCCCTATAACTTTAAAAATTAACAAATTATCTTCAACAAATAGTTGCATGTCAAAAATTTTTCTATTAGGATTTTTTTCATTACGTTTAGAAAAGTTTCTAAAGTTGTGTTCTCCAATAAAGTATTGCATAGCCTCTTTCATCTGATCTATATCTAATTTATTTTCTTCAAAAGGTGTTAATGGTTGAACATAAGTATAAGTTCTGGATAAGGGGAATCTTACTTTAAACCCATAAGGCACTTTAGCTTCTCCAATAATCTTAACATCTTTAGGCAATAAACCATTCAAATAATTTAATCTTATTTCCTCATCAGTAATAAATGAAATAACATTACCCGTAGAATGCACTCCTTTATCAGTTCTACCAGCAACAGAATAATGTGCTTTCCAAGTATCTGTTATCACTCCCGCTTCAAAAAAAGCTTTTAAAAGTTCTCCCTCAACTGTACGATAATCCGGTTGACGTTGATAACCATGAAAGTTAGTACCGATATAAGCAATTTTTAATGCAACTCTTCTCATAGATTACAATTCTCAAAAATTTATTAATACTTATTATGTATCTTATGTTTTAAATTAATTAGGGATAGATTAGAAAATTAAATGTAATTAATATAACATACTAATATTTATAAGAATAATTAAAAAGAGTTGATTTCATGATAATAATTCCTGCAGTAGACCTTAAAAATGGTAAATGTGTTCAATTAGTTCAAGGAGAACCAGGAACTGAACAAGTAATAATAGATAATCCTGATGAAGTAGCAATGCACTGGATTAATAAAGGCGCAAAAAGGTTACATATAGTAGATTTGGATGGTGCATTAGGCAGTGGAGAAAACCTTGAAATAGTTAAAAAAATTATCCAAAAATCCGAAGTACCTATACAAATGGGTGGAGGAATAAGGACAATAGAAGATGCAAAAAAATTACTTGAGTCTGGAATTAATACCGTAATAATAGGGACAATGGCTATAAAAAATCCGGAGTATATAACACAACTATCTGAGGAATATGGTTCAGAGAGAATCTGTGTTTCATTAGATAGTAAAGATAATAAAGTTGTAACTCATGGATGGACAGAATATACAGATAAATCACCAGTAGACTATGCTAAAATTTTTGAAGAAAAAGGTGCTGGTTCAATATTATTTACGAATGTTGATGTTGAAGGATTACTTGGTGGTGTTGATTTAAAACCAGTTAAGGAATTATTGTCTAATATAAATATTCCAATCATCTATTCTGGTGGAATAACATCATTAAATGACTTGAAAATTTTATCAGAATTGGGCACTGATTATGTTGTCATTGGATCAGCATTATATAAAGGTTTAATTAATTTCGAAGACACACTTAAATTTCAAAAATGATATGGGGGAAATGATAATATTAAAGTAATGGCTTCCGGAACATTTGATATTTTACATCCTGGGCATGTTTTTTATTTAGAAGAAGCAAAAAAGTTGGGTGGAACCAAAGCGGAATTATTTGTTATAATTGCAACAGATAAAACAGTTGAAAAACATAAACGAATACCTATCATGCCACAAGACCAAAGAGCAGAATTAATATCAAAATTAGAAATAGTTGATAAAGTTTTCATAGGTAATGAAGGAAATCCTTTTAAAATAGTTCAAGAAATTCAACCAGATATTATAGCAATAGGTCCTGATCAAAAATTTTCTCCAATAAAACTACAAAAACAACTAGAAGATATAGGTTTAAGAATTAAAGTAGTTAAAATTGAAGATTATAAGAAATTTGAATTGGATAGTACTTGTAAAATCATTAAAAAAATTAAACAAACCCATTTTGATGAAAAAGTTTTCGAAGACTGTGATTAATTTTTTGTACTAAAAATTAATATACTGTATTAAATATAAATAGTAATATTATATTTTACGTTAATTTTAAGGAGATATCTTCATGGTAGCAAAGAAATATTATGACATATTATTAAAAATAACCGATATTATGAACGAAAAAGGTGCTGGTGATGACGATAAGCCAGGAATAATTTATATTCGTAACGAAGCAGAATGTTACACCATAGGTACTCGTTATTATGATGAAGAAATAGCAAACTACTTAGATGAAGTAGTTGACGATTGGACTGGTGAAGAATCTACTCTTAAAAAGAAATCTAAAAAACGATCTAAAAAACAGGATAAAGTTGAAGAATTATATTATCTATGGAAATTAAACTTACCTGAATAATTTTTCAATTTCCCAACCTATTTTTTCAAGATATGTTTATCAAATACTATTTTTTTCAATACTTATTTTAACTAAGAACATTAAATCTAATTCTAGAATTACATTATTAGGGGCATGTGATTCAATGCTAGAAAAAATTTATTATAAAACATTAGATAATGAAATAACTCCACAAATTGCTTTAGATTTGGTTCACTCAGAAAATCAATTTGAATTATTTGATACTGCAGATAGATTAAGAAAAACAATTGTAGGAGAAAAAGTAACCTATGTGGTTAATAAGGCGATAGACATAACAGACCATTGTATCATTGGATGTAAATTTTGTTCTTTTAGGAATCATGAAAATTATATGATGACCAATGAAGAAATATCTGATAGTATATTACAAGCAAAATCCGTTGGAGCCACAGAAATATGTTTGTTTGGTGGCATAACCAAGGACATGGATATAAACTATTACTGTGATTTAATAAAGAATATTAAAGATAATTATGATATATGTTTGCATGCTTTAAGTCCTGCAGAAGTTTTTCAAACAGCTAAAAATTCTGATATAACAACATATGAAGCATTAAAATTATTAAAAGATGCAGGTATGGATACGATGACGGGAGCATCTGCAGAAATTTTAGTTGATTCAATTCGTCAACAAATATGTCCAAATAAGTTAACTACCAATGAATGGGCTCAAGTAGTAAAAGAAGCACATCAATTAGGAATTCCAACCACATCCACAATAATGTATGGTAGTATAGAATCATGGGAAGATAGAATTAATCACATGTTTTTACTTAAAGAAATCCAGGAAGAAACTAAGGGATTTACAGAATTTGTACCTATGACATTTCTTGGAGAAAATAATGAACTGGGAAAAATATCAAATGGTGCAACAGGCATTGAAGACTTGAAAGTTCATGCAATATCCAGGATTATTTTTGGAAATGTTATTCCTAATATTCAAGTTTCATGGGTTAAATTAGGTCTTAGGATGACACAAGTTGCTTTAAATTGTGGAGCAAATGATATTGGTGGGACAATGATTGAAGATAAAATATCCACAGCTGCAGGTGGTGGTTATGGTGGCTATTTATCTGTTGAAAAGATTCATCAATTAATCAATGATATTGGCCGAATTCCACAAGAACGTACAACTAAGTATGAATTCTTATAATATCTATTTTTTTTTCAAAAAAAAAGTTTCCTTAAAGAGGGATGGGTGGAGAAATTTTATAATTGTTTGTTAAGCATTTTTGTTTTTTCTTGTGAAGTTAATTTATCCACAATGTCTTCTGGTTTTCCATGATCTAATAATTTTCCATCTCTCATTAGTGCTGCAGTATCACAACATTCTAGAACAAAGTCCATATCGTGTGAAATGATAATGAAAGTTTGATCTAATTCTTCACGTGCATTTAATATTGATTCAGTAACATGTCTTCTTGTAATTGGGTCCATTGTTCCTGTTGGTTCATCTAAAATTACGATGTTAGGTTCTTTGATTAATACTTGTGCAATTGCAACTCTGTGACGTTCTCCTCCACTCATCTGGTCAGGATATTTTTCTAATAGTGAAGCTGCTTCTTCTTCTTTAAATCCAACAGCGGTTAAAACGTGTAATGATTTCATTTTTGCAAATTCGGATGGTAAATCTAAACTAATTGCATCAGTTAAGTTTCCAAGAATTGTTTTATATGGATATAAACTGAAATCTTGATGTAATAAGCCTATGTGTGGTGTTACACGACCTCTATGTTGTGGTCCTTTTTGTGAGATATCTATCCATTCCTCACCTAGTCTAACTTCTATTTCTCTATCACTAGGTTCAACTAATCCTGCAATTACTTTGGAAAGTGTTGTTTTTCCAGCACCACTTAAACCTACTATACTTGCTATTTCACCTTCATTAATGGTTAATGTTACTCCATCCACTGATTTAACTACTCCTCTTGATACAGAGAAATAATATTTTTTTAAGTCAGTCATTTTAATTAATGGATCACCTATAGCTACTGCTTCATGTTTTGGTGGCAATGGTATTTCTTCAACAAATTCTGCTACTATCTCTGATGGATTTCCTTCTTCTTTTATTTCTCCATTTTCTAGCCATATAACCCGATCAGATAAGTCTTCTATTACTTCTGGCCAGTGTGAGTTGATAATCATTGTAATATTTTTATCTTTAACTCCACTTAATAAAGCATTATGTAACAATGTAGCAGTTTTTGGATCCAATGTTCCTGTTGGTTCATCTGCTAGGAATAGCATTGGATTTTTTGCTAATTGTCTTGCAAGTACAATTCTTTGTTTTTCTCCACCACTTAAATCACGAGCAATATGTGTTGTTCGATGTTCCATCCTAGTCATTTTTAGTAATTCTATTGCCTTATTGATATTGTCTGGATCTCGTTGATCTTCGAATGATTTCATTATATTTTCTATAACGGTTTCTTCTTCGTATAATGCAAAAGTTCTCTGTAACATGATAGAAATTCGTCTTTTTATTGCAGCAAATTCAGAACGAGTACTTTTCCATAAGTTAATTTTTTGTTCTTTTAATCTTCCCCCACAAGAACATGGAGTATTTGCTTTTGAAGGAACATCTACATGTTCACATTCAGGACATATTGATATATTGTAAAAAATTTCTCCTTCATCTGGCTGGTATTCTGGTATCCCTCTTAACATATTAAGTAACACAGACTTACCTGAACCACTTCTTCCAAGAACTCCTAACACTTCTCCTTCATTTATTTCTAAATTAATATTTTTTAATACGGGAGTGTTATCAAAATTCTTTGTAACATTTTTAACTTCTATAAAACTCATTATTGCACCTAAAATTGAATTGTTATAATCATTTGTTAATTTACCATATCAAATTATTTTTTTGATTACTATTTATATGGAAGTATTTTTCTAGTTAATTAATATTATATTTTTTGAAATAAATGAATTTATCATTATTTATCATAACCTTTTTATTATATCTCAAATATAAACATAATATACAGAGTTTTTTTTAAGAGAACATATGTTAATTTTTCACATAATCTCAAAAGATTTATAAAGGTGGTAGCTATGCTTACTTCAGTACAAAAAGAGATATTACAAAGTTTAATTAATTTATATAGAAAATCTAAATGTACCTCTGTAAAATGTGAAAGTATAGCCGATTTGATGGGAAGAAATGCGGGTACTATCAGGAATCAAATGCAATCATTACGGAGTTTAGGTTTAGTTCAAGGAGTTCCTGGTCCAAGGGGTGGTTATAAGCCTACACTTGATGCTTATCATACATTAAACATAGAAAATGATCCTTGTGAAATACATGTTCCTATATTTGTAAATGATCAGGCTGTATCTGACATATCAGTTAACAAAATTGAATTTACTAATATCTTACGTCCAGGTGCATGTGAAGCAACAATCACAGTACTGGGGGATATTAAACAATTAGATTTAGATAATAAGATTAAAATAGGTCCAACTCCTGTAAACAACTTAACAGTTTTTGGAACAATTATTGGAAGAGATGATGTTGATAATGCATTATTACTCAAAACAGAGGGTATATTAAGTATACCTAATGTTCAAGTTAAAGATTTGGCTACTCCAATAACCTGTTCTATAGGTTATGATGAATCATTAACAGAAGTAACTAAACTGATGATTGAACACAATATTAAGGGAATACCAGTAATTGTGGATGATGAAATTAAAGGAATAGTTAAATATTCTGATGTTATTAAAATGGTTGCTGAAAACAAGTTTGAAGCTAAAGTAAAAGATTTCATTGATGAAGATGTTGCTATTGCTAAAGAAACAAATACTTTGATGCATAGTATGGGTACTTTATATCAAAATGATGTTTCTATGTTAATTTTATTAGATGAAAATGAAAAAATAACTGGTATGGTTACTTTTACTGATGTTTTACGTAGATTAGTAAGTTTTACTAATTAATTTTAATTTTTTTTTATAAGTTATTTTTTTGGAGATTTTTTTTTATGAAAGTTAAACATATAGAAATTACAAATAACATGACAATTTCAGATTTTATGGAACAATTAGATGAATCAGGAGTTTTGGGTGCTGGAAGAATTTCTCATGCAACAAAACTGTTAGCGGATTCTATAAAAGATGAAGATACAAAAATATTTTTAAGCTTAGCTGGGCCAATGATTCCAGGAGGTTTAAGAAAAGTAGTACGTGATCTGGTAGATATGGGTTATGTTGATTTGATAATTTCTAGTGGAGCAAATTTAACCCATGATTTAGTAGAATCATTTGGTGGAAGACATTATATTAGTACTGGGGAAGATGATGAAGTACTTCAAGATAATGGGATGGGCCGTATAGCTGATATTTATACTAAGTCTGAGGATTTTGAAGTTTTTGAAGAGGAAATACATAAAATTTTTGCTAAGATTAATGAAAAGTATGATACTATTTCTATTCAAAAGTTTATCTATGAAATTGGGCTATTGGTTGATGATGATAATTCTTTCATTGCAACTGCTGCAAAAAATAATGTGCCTATTTTTGCTCCGGGTTTAATTGATTGTATGATTGGATTACAATTATGGATTTATTGTCAAGATAATGATTTTACTATAAGTGCAGTTGGGGATATGGCTTATTTGTCTGATTTTGTATATGGCTGTAAAAAAGTAACAGCATGCATGCTTGGTGGAGGATTACCTAAACATTACGCTCTGGCTTCTAACATACTTACGGGTGGAATAGATGCCGGTATTCAAATTACATTGGATAGAAGTGAGGGTGGTAGTTTAAGTGGAGCACCATTAGAAGAAGCTAAATCTTGGGCTAAAGCTAAAAAAGGTTCTAATCTTGTTACAGTGGTGGGTGATGCAACAGTATTGTTCCCCTTAATTGTTGCAAGCGCGTTAGATAAAATAAATGGGTGATAGCTATTGATAATTAATGCTATTCTTTTTGCTTTATCAGGATATTTTATGAAAACATCTGATGATTTGATGGATGAAAAGGATAATTTAATATTGGCAGTAATTTCTGGTATTCTGTGTGTTATATGTACTGTTTATTTATCTGTTAATTGTGTGGATGCTGCTTGTATATTCTTAAGTATTCTTATAGGTACTGCTTTGGCTAATAAGGTTGATAGTTTAAATCATATTATTTCAGCAGTTCTTTTCATATTAATTCTGATTTTAATTGGATTTCCTCATTTAAGTTGGCCTTGTTTGTTTGTTTGTATTCTTGCAATGTATTTCGATGAAAAAGCTAATGATTTTGTTGATGAAAAAGAAGAAAAAGGTTTTAATTTAACTTTTGTTCATAAATTACTTAAATATAGGTATGTTGCTAAAATAACCGTACTTATATTATCAGTATTGGGTTTAATTCATGTTTTTTATCCTAATTTATTCTTTGGAATTGAATTATACTTTGAACCTGTGACAATAATATATTTCTATTTATTTGATTTGGGTTATGAATTTTCAAATAAGTTAAATAATTGTTTGAATAATGTTTTTTAGAGTTTCTTGTGGAGAATCTGAATTATAAATGCTTCGGCCAATAATGGCTGCATCAGCATATTGTAAAGTTTCTTTTGCTTCTCCTCCTTGAACACCTACTCCTGGTGAAATAATGAATGAATCTTTTCCAACTATTTTTCTTATTTTTTCTAATCGGTCTAATTTTGTTGCAGGAGCAACATAATTTCTGATTCCTAGTTCTACTCCCATTTGGGCTATTTCTAATGAGACTGGTTTTAAGAATCTTTCAGCTCCTGGATGTGACATTTCTGTTAATAAGAATATTTCTTTACCTAATTTTTCTGCAGCATTTTTACATGCAATCACACTATCTTCTCCTGTGAAACCATGTACTATGATAGAATCGGCCCCATAATTTATAGTATTTCTTACTATCTTTTCGTTTGTTGCGTCAATATCTGCTACTTTAAAATCTGCTATTATTTTCACATCAAAGTTTTCTTTTATTGTTGTTATTATTTGTGGTCCTAAAGCTAGTGTAATTGGATATCCTATTTTTATGGTATCTAAATATTTTGTAGTGTTTTCTAGTATTGAAAATGCTTTTTTTTCTTCTTCTACATCAAGTGCTAGGATAATTTTATTTTTTACTATCATATTTACACCTTTATTTTTACAATCTAATATTATTTTATTTCTTTATGGGCTAGTATTTTTTTATAATTTT
It encodes:
- a CDS encoding CBS domain-containing protein, which translates into the protein MLTSVQKEILQSLINLYRKSKCTSVKCESIADLMGRNAGTIRNQMQSLRSLGLVQGVPGPRGGYKPTLDAYHTLNIENDPCEIHVPIFVNDQAVSDISVNKIEFTNILRPGACEATITVLGDIKQLDLDNKIKIGPTPVNNLTVFGTIIGRDDVDNALLLKTEGILSIPNVQVKDLATPITCSIGYDESLTEVTKLMIEHNIKGIPVIVDDEIKGIVKYSDVIKMVAENKFEAKVKDFIDEDVAIAKETNTLMHSMGTLYQNDVSMLILLDENEKITGMVTFTDVLRRLVSFTN
- a CDS encoding deoxyhypusine synthase, giving the protein MKVKHIEITNNMTISDFMEQLDESGVLGAGRISHATKLLADSIKDEDTKIFLSLAGPMIPGGLRKVVRDLVDMGYVDLIISSGANLTHDLVESFGGRHYISTGEDDEVLQDNGMGRIADIYTKSEDFEVFEEEIHKIFAKINEKYDTISIQKFIYEIGLLVDDDNSFIATAAKNNVPIFAPGLIDCMIGLQLWIYCQDNDFTISAVGDMAYLSDFVYGCKKVTACMLGGGLPKHYALASNILTGGIDAGIQITLDRSEGGSLSGAPLEEAKSWAKAKKGSNLVTVVGDATVLFPLIVASALDKING
- the pyrF gene encoding orotidine-5'-phosphate decarboxylase, encoding MIVKNKIILALDVEEEKKAFSILENTTKYLDTIKIGYPITLALGPQIITTIKENFDVKIIADFKVADIDATNEKIVRNTINYGADSIIVHGFTGEDSVIACKNAAEKLGKEIFLLTEMSHPGAERFLKPVSLEIAQMGVELGIRNYVAPATKLDRLEKIRKIVGKDSFIISPGVGVQGGEAKETLQYADAAIIGRSIYNSDSPQETLKNIIQTII